A single window of Rickettsiella endosymbiont of Dermanyssus gallinae DNA harbors:
- a CDS encoding penicillin-binding protein activator, giving the protein MPSLFSRIFFLITLLFTCSYLIGCGQNSVNAPSPVASSTLSESISNGNTQLGTPQIISLLVPLQGPLSGVGQAVKQGFLAAAQANQNKPQIIVIDTTKEPSIQAAYDQALAQKAQLIVGPLLKPQVQTLAGLQLSTPVLALNYLNPDISTPPELFQFGLSPLDEARQAAQQAWKSGRRSALIMTLSDNWGTQIGQTFADEWKSLGGTIADRLTLAQSSSALTRQISHFLQFKPPHDRRTDFDVIFLASNPKVGRQVIPLLKFYYAGDIPVYATAAIYTGLPNRRLDNDLNQVIFCSAPWTLGQNTPNPALYEQLLISANSPGFFRRHRSYYALGVDAFHITQQLAYLNQSSAQTLPGTTGQLTLNEQRRIVRQLTCAQFIKGHVRLIN; this is encoded by the coding sequence ATGCCTTCCTTATTCTCACGAATATTCTTTTTAATTACGTTGTTATTCACGTGTTCCTATTTAATAGGATGTGGTCAAAACTCTGTCAATGCGCCTTCGCCTGTTGCTAGCAGCACACTGTCAGAGAGTATCTCCAACGGTAATACTCAATTAGGCACGCCGCAAATTATTTCTTTATTAGTTCCATTACAAGGCCCATTAAGCGGCGTTGGCCAAGCGGTTAAACAAGGTTTTCTGGCCGCTGCGCAAGCAAATCAAAATAAACCGCAAATTATCGTCATCGATACAACGAAAGAACCCTCTATCCAAGCCGCCTATGACCAAGCTTTGGCGCAAAAAGCACAGCTTATCGTAGGTCCGTTGCTTAAACCGCAAGTCCAAACGCTTGCTGGGTTACAATTAAGCACACCGGTACTTGCCCTCAATTATTTAAATCCTGATATTAGTACGCCACCTGAATTATTCCAATTCGGCTTATCGCCTTTAGATGAAGCGCGACAAGCTGCTCAGCAAGCCTGGAAAAGTGGTCGCCGTTCTGCGTTGATTATGACCTTAAGCGACAATTGGGGTACTCAAATAGGGCAAACTTTTGCTGATGAATGGAAAAGTTTAGGCGGAACGATTGCCGATCGCTTAACACTAGCTCAAAGTTCATCCGCCTTAACACGACAAATAAGTCATTTTCTTCAATTTAAGCCACCGCATGATAGACGAACCGATTTTGATGTCATTTTTTTAGCCAGTAATCCCAAAGTAGGTCGGCAAGTGATCCCTTTATTGAAGTTCTACTATGCAGGCGACATTCCTGTCTATGCCACGGCTGCGATTTATACCGGCCTACCCAACCGTCGATTAGACAATGATCTCAATCAAGTTATTTTCTGTAGCGCACCTTGGACACTCGGACAAAACACGCCGAATCCTGCACTGTATGAACAACTACTGATATCCGCCAATTCACCTGGTTTTTTTAGACGACACCGTAGCTATTATGCCTTAGGTGTTGATGCATTCCACATTACTCAACAGTTGGCCTATTTAAATCAATCCTCAGCGCAAACCTTACCGGGTACCACAGGTCAACTTACATTAAATGAGCAACGCCGTATCGTTCGCCAATTGACTTGTGCGCAATTCATTAAAGGCCATGTCAGGTTGATCAATTGA
- a CDS encoding YraN family protein, with the protein MTVLISSKNRGKQAEDFAYRYLKAQGLRLIARNYACRLGEIDLIMQDKDMLVFIEVRYRQQHQFGHGLETVDSYKQTKLIKTAEHYLLFNPILAEIPCRFDVLGISPGKPSLLQKLSPSQHYPAQVEWLKNAFSR; encoded by the coding sequence TTGACGGTACTTATCTCTTCTAAAAACCGAGGAAAACAAGCTGAAGACTTTGCCTATCGTTATTTAAAAGCCCAAGGTCTACGCCTTATTGCTCGCAATTACGCTTGTCGCCTTGGAGAAATTGACTTGATTATGCAAGATAAGGATATGCTTGTTTTTATCGAGGTTCGCTATCGCCAGCAGCACCAATTTGGGCATGGCTTAGAGACCGTCGATTCATATAAACAAACTAAATTGATTAAAACCGCCGAGCATTACCTACTATTTAACCCTATATTAGCAGAAATTCCCTGTCGTTTTGACGTACTGGGCATTTCTCCTGGCAAACCCTCCCTACTGCAAAAGCTTAGCCCTTCCCAGCATTACCCCGCTCAAGTAGAATGGCTTAAAAACGCATTCTCTAGGTAA
- a CDS encoding phosphoheptose isomerase: MDLLARIKTHFEESIKTKTIAAATLSETILEASQLFVECLLNNNKILVCGNGGSAADSQHFASELINRFEIERPISLPAIALTTDTSTITSIANDYSYSEIFAKQIRALGQAGDILLLISTSGNSESILRACEAAQSRDLKIIALSGKDGGSLAGLLNASDIEIRVPGSFTARIQETHLLIIHCLCDLIDKQLFGQ, from the coding sequence ATGGATCTTCTGGCACGTATTAAAACCCACTTTGAAGAAAGTATAAAAACTAAAACCATCGCTGCTGCTACGCTGTCAGAAACGATACTGGAAGCAAGCCAGCTATTCGTTGAATGTCTATTGAATAATAATAAGATTCTTGTTTGTGGAAATGGAGGTTCTGCGGCTGATTCTCAGCATTTCGCCTCAGAACTTATTAATCGTTTTGAAATAGAACGCCCTATTAGCTTACCTGCTATTGCGCTTACTACCGATACTTCAACGATTACTTCCATTGCAAATGACTATAGCTATAGTGAAATTTTCGCTAAACAAATCCGCGCGCTTGGCCAGGCGGGCGATATTTTACTGCTAATTTCAACCAGTGGTAATTCAGAAAGCATACTACGTGCTTGTGAAGCGGCACAAAGTAGAGACTTAAAAATAATTGCGCTTTCTGGTAAGGACGGCGGTTCACTGGCAGGCTTGCTAAACGCTAGCGATATCGAAATACGTGTCCCAGGTTCATTCACCGCGCGCATACAAGAAACACACCTATTAATTATCCATTGTTTGTGCGATCTCATTGATAAGCAACTCTTTGGGCAATAA
- a CDS encoding M15 family metallopeptidase yields the protein MYGIVGKKLLFIFYSFFFFSINSYATEKPSDFITLKSQIPSIQEDIRYHTSNNFMGRPIMGYTNPLCILTKQAAMALLRVQNTLNKNNLGLRVFDCYRPQMAVDDFFQWSQNPQDQTMKAEYYPRIDKGELFKRNYIARRSGHSRGSTVDLTIVDLKANEPLDMGTPFDFLDPLSQPSNQMVSAEQFKNRMLLQTLMRKAGFSSLKNEWWHFSLRNEPYKHRYFNFPVA from the coding sequence ATGTATGGAATAGTAGGTAAAAAACTTCTATTTATTTTTTACAGCTTTTTTTTCTTCTCAATTAATAGCTATGCAACGGAAAAACCCAGTGATTTTATAACGTTAAAAAGTCAAATCCCTTCTATTCAAGAAGACATTCGATATCATACATCGAATAACTTTATGGGTCGCCCTATCATGGGATATACAAATCCCCTTTGTATTTTGACAAAACAAGCCGCAATGGCTTTATTAAGAGTACAAAACACGCTCAACAAAAATAATTTAGGGTTACGCGTTTTTGATTGTTATAGACCACAAATGGCGGTTGATGACTTTTTCCAATGGAGCCAAAATCCCCAAGATCAAACAATGAAAGCCGAATATTATCCACGAATCGACAAAGGTGAATTGTTTAAACGTAATTATATTGCACGTCGCTCAGGGCATAGTCGTGGCAGTACGGTAGATTTAACAATTGTTGATTTAAAAGCCAATGAACCGCTTGATATGGGAACTCCTTTTGACTTTTTGGACCCTTTATCCCAGCCATCCAATCAAATGGTCAGCGCAGAGCAATTTAAAAATCGCATGCTATTGCAAACACTGATGCGAAAAGCGGGTTTTAGTTCACTAAAAAATGAATGGTGGCATTTTAGCTTACGAAATGAGCCATATAAGCATAGGTATTTTAATTTCCCTGTCGCGTAA
- a CDS encoding scabin-related ADP-ribosyltransferase, with the protein MSQTKKKELLKCYSKALENYCKRKPREGYIPTFFTNYRHSFKEYPTLVRLRKSLTKEQDKEESLNEILTPVIDHFIANRAAFNNHSFNNYFLDELKGSDEFKHIEWDCFTPKAVKHYTGTLYRGDTRLPEVIFKEGFKERIPSNSYSDYLKYYTGTVGISTSKDIAATINYPMHGENLILKYIRALFRLKCSTPDRNPRYIYVIDYQGAGGFDVLKTEQERGLNPSNVFHNNRLQALKDKEVNVKGSIAPEYIRGFYKSTQDGKWLWNEKKEYMEKMQRDETRNSYYAVKGA; encoded by the coding sequence ATGAGCCAAACTAAAAAAAAAGAATTGCTAAAATGTTACTCAAAGGCTTTAGAAAATTATTGTAAAAGAAAGCCAAGGGAAGGCTACATACCGACTTTTTTTACAAATTATAGGCATTCTTTTAAAGAGTATCCCACATTAGTTAGGCTGCGGAAATCACTCACCAAGGAGCAAGATAAGGAAGAAAGTCTCAATGAGATTTTAACGCCTGTGATTGATCACTTTATCGCTAATAGGGCGGCCTTTAATAACCATTCGTTTAATAATTACTTTCTTGATGAGTTGAAAGGATCAGATGAGTTTAAACATATTGAGTGGGATTGTTTTACGCCAAAGGCTGTAAAGCACTATACCGGTACACTCTATCGTGGCGATACGCGACTGCCGGAGGTCATTTTTAAAGAGGGGTTTAAAGAGAGAATCCCGTCAAATTCATATTCAGATTATCTCAAGTACTATACGGGAACTGTCGGTATATCTACCAGTAAAGATATTGCGGCTACGATTAACTATCCAATGCATGGGGAAAATTTAATATTAAAATATATTCGTGCGCTATTCAGATTAAAATGTTCTACGCCTGATCGGAACCCTCGTTATATCTATGTTATTGATTATCAAGGAGCAGGTGGGTTCGATGTTTTAAAAACAGAACAAGAACGTGGTTTAAATCCTTCTAATGTTTTTCATAACAACCGTTTGCAGGCTTTGAAAGATAAAGAAGTTAACGTTAAAGGATCTATTGCGCCTGAATACATTCGTGGCTTTTATAAATCAACACAGGATGGCAAATGGCTCTGGAATGAAAAAAAAGAATATATGGAAAAGATGCAAAGAGACGAAACAAGAAATAGTTACTATGCTGTTAAGGGCGCGTAA
- a CDS encoding histidine phosphatase family protein: protein MRVIFSRHGNTFVPGETPVWVGAREDLPLVDSGIQQAKNLARVIQEASLNLKAIYCGPLSRTNDYAKIVVEELHSSLKPMIDPRLNEIDYGKWSGLSNVEIQQKGGEVELAAWEKLSQWPKEADWLGSPEIIFSEIKAFTDDLIKKYAPEDTILVVTSNGRLRYFLQLIPAAFTQHIQDHSFKVSTGNICLFEHDSKGWQIKFWNKKPEYFLDNLG, encoded by the coding sequence ATGAGAGTAATTTTTTCTAGGCATGGTAATACATTTGTTCCCGGAGAGACGCCCGTCTGGGTGGGAGCAAGAGAAGATTTACCACTGGTTGATTCAGGGATTCAACAAGCTAAAAATTTAGCGCGTGTTATTCAAGAAGCCAGTTTGAATTTAAAAGCAATTTACTGCGGCCCTCTGAGCAGAACAAACGATTACGCGAAAATTGTTGTAGAGGAGCTGCATTCTTCACTAAAACCGATGATTGATCCGCGTTTAAACGAAATTGATTATGGAAAGTGGTCTGGGTTGAGCAATGTAGAAATTCAGCAGAAAGGTGGTGAGGTAGAATTAGCGGCTTGGGAGAAATTGAGCCAATGGCCAAAAGAAGCCGATTGGTTAGGCTCTCCTGAAATTATTTTCAGCGAAATTAAAGCATTTACAGACGACTTAATAAAAAAATACGCACCAGAAGATACGATTCTTGTGGTTACGAGTAATGGACGATTACGTTATTTTCTGCAACTGATCCCAGCTGCATTTACGCAACATATTCAGGATCATAGTTTTAAAGTAAGCACAGGTAATATTTGTTTATTTGAACATGATTCTAAAGGGTGGCAGATAAAATTTTGGAATAAAAAACCTGAATATTTTTTAGATAATTTAGGTTAA
- the kdsB gene encoding 3-deoxy-manno-octulosonate cytidylyltransferase: MKTIIVIPARYHSGRFPGKPLKIIKGHSLLYRVWCIAKSVKQIDEVYIATDHADIQSHALAFGAKVIMTKDCENGTARVFDAISKLDKKPEIIFNLQGDAVLTPPWIIQTLIAAMLVNPNIAMTTPATRITRDQYASMHANKLKGEVGGTMVVCDKDNNALYFSKSMIPYLRDTVMENPPLYRHIGFYAYRYATLEKYTTLSPTPLEMLEGLEQLRLLENGVAIRVVMVDYKGRTHASIDSPDDVKRVELIIEKEGELVPLK, from the coding sequence ATGAAAACTATAATTGTTATTCCCGCACGCTATCATTCAGGTCGTTTTCCAGGCAAGCCATTAAAAATAATTAAAGGTCATAGTTTGCTTTACAGAGTTTGGTGTATTGCTAAGTCGGTTAAGCAGATTGATGAGGTTTATATTGCGACTGATCATGCAGACATTCAATCCCATGCGCTAGCATTTGGGGCAAAAGTCATCATGACGAAAGACTGTGAAAATGGAACAGCGCGCGTGTTCGATGCTATTTCTAAGCTAGATAAAAAACCTGAGATTATTTTTAATTTGCAAGGTGATGCTGTCTTGACACCACCATGGATTATTCAAACATTGATTGCCGCGATGTTGGTTAATCCTAATATAGCCATGACAACACCGGCGACACGGATAACGCGAGATCAGTATGCCAGTATGCATGCAAACAAATTAAAAGGTGAAGTGGGTGGAACTATGGTGGTTTGTGATAAAGACAATAATGCCTTGTATTTTTCCAAAAGCATGATTCCTTACTTAAGAGATACCGTGATGGAAAATCCACCGCTGTATCGGCATATTGGTTTCTATGCGTATCGTTATGCAACATTGGAAAAATATACGACACTTTCTCCCACACCATTAGAAATGCTTGAAGGGCTTGAACAATTGCGATTGTTAGAAAATGGCGTGGCTATTCGAGTTGTCATGGTCGATTATAAAGGTCGTACACATGCCTCTATTGATAGCCCTGATGATGTGAAACGTGTGGAATTAATTATTGAGAAAGAAGGTGAGTTAGTTCCACTTAAATAA
- the acs gene encoding acetate--CoA ligase, whose protein sequence is MPISESQIVSSVLNETRVFPPPPHFAEKGAIKSMADYEQIYRYSIEQPEQFWAEIAGELDWLKPWDKVLTWKEPNATWFESGKTNIAYNCLDRHLAQYADKPALIWEGEPGEQRQLTYQALHEAVCQFANGLKTLGIKKADCVTLYMPLIPELIIAVLACARLGIIHNVVFGGYSVQALESRIQDSKTKCVITADGGYRRGKVIPLKSVIDEALQTCTNVEKVIVYQRTHESISLKPNRDIWWHDLIQSQAVDCAAEPLDSEDVLFILYTSGSTGVPKGIFHTTAGYMVGAYYTSKIVFDLKPDDIYWCTADVGWITGHTYVVYGPLLNAASIVIYEGAPNWPDPSRFWKFIEKYKISIFYTAPTAVRSFMKWGDEYIDGSDLSSLRLLGSVGEPLNPEAWVWYSKKIGKERCPIVDTWWQTETGAIMISPLPGATTTKPGSVAKPLPGVVIDIVDPSSGKSVPLGQGGALVIRQPWPSMLRGIWNDPERYAEQYWSQIPHAYFSGDSAHYDEEGYIWILGRGDDVIKVSGHRLGTAEIESALLSYPSVAEAAVVAIPDKTTGQAITAFVTLRDSAVASPILKDKIINQVRNTIGPLAQPKQLIFTVSLPKTRSGKIMRRLLRDVAANRQINQDVSTLEDFSVLMELQKKGNDNQQL, encoded by the coding sequence ATGCCTATCAGCGAATCACAAATCGTGAGTTCCGTGTTGAATGAAACGCGTGTTTTTCCTCCCCCTCCACATTTTGCTGAAAAGGGGGCTATTAAATCAATGGCAGATTATGAACAAATATATCGCTATTCTATTGAGCAACCTGAGCAGTTTTGGGCTGAAATTGCTGGGGAACTTGATTGGTTAAAGCCATGGGACAAGGTTTTAACGTGGAAAGAACCCAATGCGACTTGGTTTGAAAGTGGAAAGACTAATATCGCCTATAACTGTTTGGACCGGCATTTAGCGCAATATGCAGATAAACCGGCATTGATTTGGGAAGGTGAGCCGGGCGAACAACGCCAATTAACTTATCAAGCGTTGCATGAGGCGGTTTGCCAATTTGCGAATGGATTAAAAACGCTGGGAATAAAAAAAGCGGATTGCGTTACGCTTTACATGCCTTTAATTCCGGAACTTATCATTGCTGTTTTGGCTTGTGCTCGCCTCGGTATTATTCATAATGTGGTTTTTGGTGGTTATTCTGTACAAGCGTTAGAAAGCCGCATTCAGGATTCTAAAACAAAATGCGTTATTACGGCGGATGGTGGTTATAGGCGCGGCAAAGTTATCCCACTAAAGTCGGTGATAGATGAAGCGTTACAGACTTGTACGAATGTAGAGAAAGTGATTGTTTATCAGCGTACCCATGAGTCAATTTCTTTAAAACCTAATCGTGACATTTGGTGGCATGATTTGATCCAATCACAGGCAGTTGATTGTGCTGCTGAACCCTTGGATAGCGAAGATGTACTTTTTATTCTTTATACATCAGGTTCTACGGGTGTGCCGAAAGGAATTTTCCATACCACGGCCGGCTACATGGTGGGCGCTTATTATACGTCGAAAATAGTATTTGATTTAAAACCAGATGATATTTATTGGTGCACAGCGGATGTTGGTTGGATTACAGGGCATACGTATGTTGTTTATGGGCCGCTATTAAATGCAGCAAGTATTGTCATTTATGAAGGTGCACCTAATTGGCCTGATCCCAGCCGTTTTTGGAAATTTATTGAAAAGTATAAGATTAGTATTTTCTATACGGCACCAACAGCAGTTCGTTCATTTATGAAGTGGGGTGATGAGTATATAGATGGCAGTGATCTCTCTTCTTTACGATTATTAGGTAGTGTAGGTGAACCATTAAATCCAGAGGCTTGGGTTTGGTATTCAAAAAAAATAGGCAAAGAACGCTGCCCTATTGTAGATACATGGTGGCAAACTGAAACAGGCGCTATTATGATCTCGCCACTGCCAGGTGCGACCACAACGAAACCGGGGTCGGTTGCTAAACCCTTGCCTGGGGTAGTCATTGATATTGTGGATCCTTCTTCAGGTAAATCAGTTCCTTTAGGACAGGGGGGCGCTTTAGTGATTCGCCAGCCATGGCCTAGCATGCTACGTGGCATTTGGAATGATCCTGAACGTTATGCAGAACAATATTGGAGTCAAATTCCTCACGCGTATTTTTCAGGAGATAGCGCGCATTACGATGAAGAGGGATATATTTGGATTTTGGGACGTGGGGATGATGTGATTAAAGTGTCGGGGCATCGTTTAGGTACGGCCGAGATCGAATCTGCTTTGCTGAGTTATCCCTCTGTTGCGGAAGCAGCGGTGGTGGCGATACCTGATAAAACAACGGGGCAGGCTATTACAGCATTTGTTACTTTGCGTGATTCCGCTGTCGCTTCACCAATATTAAAAGATAAAATTATTAATCAAGTACGAAATACAATCGGTCCTTTAGCGCAACCAAAACAGCTTATTTTTACCGTTTCGTTACCTAAAACACGATCAGGGAAAATTATGCGTCGTTTATTACGCGACGTCGCGGCTAATCGTCAAATTAATCAAGATGTTTCTACACTTGAAGATTTTTCAGTTTTAATGGAATTACAAAAGAAAGGTAATGATAACCAACAGCTATGA
- a CDS encoding DUF1328 family protein — MLMWAFIFLAIAIIAAIVGYTGVFVAAAAVAKIIFLIFIILAIISFITMLFRRRP, encoded by the coding sequence ATGTTAATGTGGGCTTTTATATTTCTAGCTATTGCTATCATAGCGGCTATTGTGGGATATACCGGTGTTTTTGTAGCCGCTGCAGCCGTTGCTAAAATCATCTTTCTCATATTCATTATATTGGCGATTATTTCATTTATAACGATGTTGTTCCGCAGACGACCATAA
- the tgt gene encoding tRNA guanosine(34) transglycosylase Tgt produces the protein MNNQFSSRLIKTSKATSARVMEITTPHGILTTPTFMPVGTRAFVNHMTPDDLIQAGSQIILGGNTYHMLLNPGMEVIKASGGMHHLMAWNKPMLTDSGGFQVFSLSKDSKICRIDSEGAHFKHPINGKVIHLTPKSSIEAQKIIGADIIMAFDECTPENGGREAALAAMARTHRWLLESKETYLASPYSAYGYKQALFGIVQGGSFRDLREQSARFIVDADLEGIAIGGEVIGFDMKKTGEVIDWVRPLLPVNKVRYTMGVGLNPQDLIDVVKKGIDLFDCVAPTRNARHGALYHGKISKTADWLEFLSEEKSGRLLIKKAIYAKDDRPILEGCLCYTCLRFSRAYLHFLFKQGSSLYSQLACIHNIFIMQTVCDQLRALILAERTEE, from the coding sequence ATGAATAATCAATTTTCGTCGCGGCTTATTAAAACGAGCAAAGCGACTTCCGCTAGAGTAATGGAAATAACAACTCCTCATGGAATACTGACCACGCCGACGTTTATGCCGGTGGGGACACGCGCGTTTGTTAATCACATGACACCGGATGATCTTATTCAAGCAGGTTCACAAATTATTTTAGGCGGGAATACCTATCACATGTTGCTTAATCCAGGCATGGAGGTGATAAAAGCAAGTGGTGGTATGCATCATTTGATGGCGTGGAACAAACCTATGCTAACGGATAGCGGAGGGTTCCAAGTATTTAGCTTATCTAAGGATTCAAAAATTTGTCGTATTGATTCAGAAGGTGCACATTTTAAACATCCCATCAATGGAAAAGTTATTCATTTAACGCCAAAAAGCTCTATAGAGGCACAGAAAATTATCGGTGCTGATATTATTATGGCCTTTGATGAGTGCACACCAGAAAACGGGGGGAGAGAGGCTGCACTGGCTGCTATGGCGCGCACACATCGCTGGTTATTAGAATCAAAAGAAACTTATCTGGCATCACCTTATTCTGCTTATGGATATAAACAAGCTTTATTTGGAATTGTTCAAGGCGGTAGTTTTCGAGATCTCCGCGAGCAAAGTGCGCGCTTTATCGTTGATGCCGATCTAGAGGGTATTGCTATAGGTGGAGAAGTCATCGGTTTTGATATGAAAAAAACCGGTGAAGTGATTGATTGGGTACGTCCTTTATTACCGGTTAATAAAGTGCGATATACGATGGGCGTAGGTCTTAACCCACAAGATTTAATCGATGTTGTTAAAAAAGGTATAGACTTGTTTGATTGTGTTGCACCGACACGAAATGCACGGCATGGTGCGCTATATCATGGAAAAATAAGTAAAACAGCCGATTGGTTAGAGTTTCTTAGCGAAGAAAAAAGTGGCAGATTGTTGATCAAAAAAGCGATTTATGCAAAAGATGATAGACCTATTTTAGAAGGTTGTTTATGTTATACTTGCTTACGCTTCAGCCGCGCGTATTTGCATTTTTTATTTAAACAAGGATCGTCTCTTTATAGCCAATTGGCATGTATTCATAATATTTTCATCATGCAGACAGTTTGCGATCAACTACGCGCTTTGATTCTTGCTGAGCGAACTGAAGAGTAA